A genomic window from Candidatus Zixiibacteriota bacterium includes:
- a CDS encoding tyrosine-type recombinase/integrase yields MNHTFATRLYEKTGDLYPVQRALGHRHITTTEIYARVSNQALRRAVGRKTYYAPKGL; encoded by the coding sequence GTGAACCACACCTTCGCCACCCGGCTGTACGAGAAAACCGGCGACCTGTACCCGGTCCAGCGCGCCCTCGGCCACCGGCATATCACGACGACGGAGATCTATGCGCGGGTGTCAAATCAGGCGTTGCGGCGGGCGGTGGGGAGGAAGACCTATTACGCTCCCAAAGGACTGTAG
- a CDS encoding tyrosine-type recombinase/integrase — protein sequence MGRWFTPSAQREGPGLPAFGGHDPHVRRISPDDLAWFLVSDQFLLTSSGSPRKPITVNRAKSGRRSFFGFRLESGWIRENSARLSRLARTAAKEPATLTEAEIGCLRQALSDRTETPVRRGGLACRFDFAHRKRGRLIFELLLGTSIRLGSLVALNRGDVDLKSGTLHIRTKGGGEERVFLNPQPVRLLGRFLKESAPEANCGPDTPLFRSRWGTRLCPRPIQLRFAALCRKAGIARPISIHSLRHSW from the coding sequence TTGGGGCGGTGGTTCACCCCGAGTGCACAGCGCGAGGGGCCGGGTTTACCCGCCTTTGGCGGGCATGACCCCCATGTCCGCCGGATCAGCCCCGACGATCTGGCATGGTTTTTGGTGTCCGACCAGTTCCTGCTCACCTCCTCCGGCTCTCCCCGCAAGCCGATCACTGTCAACCGCGCCAAGTCGGGGCGGCGGTCATTCTTTGGGTTCCGCCTGGAATCGGGCTGGATCCGGGAGAACTCAGCCCGGCTGAGCCGGTTGGCACGGACAGCGGCCAAAGAGCCGGCGACGCTGACCGAGGCGGAGATCGGGTGTCTCAGACAAGCCCTATCTGACCGAACTGAGACACCTGTGCGCCGAGGCGGGCTCGCCTGCCGGTTCGACTTCGCTCACCGCAAGCGTGGCCGCCTGATCTTCGAGCTGCTCCTCGGGACTAGCATCCGTTTGGGGTCGCTTGTGGCTCTGAACAGGGGAGATGTCGACCTGAAGTCCGGGACCCTGCACATCCGCACCAAGGGCGGGGGAGAGGAGCGGGTGTTCCTCAATCCCCAACCGGTGCGCCTGTTGGGGCGGTTCCTCAAAGAAAGCGCCCCTGAAGCCAACTGTGGCCCCGACACGCCCCTGTTTCGCAGCCGGTGGGGGACACGCCTGTGTCCGCGGCCGATCCAACTGCGGTTCGCCGCCCTGTGCCGCAAGGCCGGTATTGCCCGACCTATCTCCATCCACTCCCTCCGCCACTCGTGGTGA